In Halorhabdus tiamatea SARL4B, a genomic segment contains:
- a CDS encoding OB-fold nucleic acid binding domain-containing protein — translation MGSCIICGTSVEGHICDIHEEDAVFEFRGSTPEQLTPGRYYRGTVDGFAEFGVFVDIGDSVTGLLHESELDSRLESLDWQPGDTVYVRVTNVRDNGNVDLSWSIRQADEEFRGVLIDDPDEDHELLPEETDEPVEDESTPDSAESAETESTASEQTEATSAGAVRTREDSQTGGGTVGAEETESETVSATTEATTDTAETTDDEADATETERTPEPPSVDVGDLDGWIGDTVRITGEIVDARQTSGPTVFELRDGTGTVDCAAFVEAGVRAYPSVEEGAVVEIDGEVRERRGELQVETEELELFEGEQREAVLDEIESTLSERARPDEIELLVDDEAVAAESESIRDVVGEIRRAVLEDRPVIVRHSATTDGYVGGAAIERAVLPLVRDRHDRRDAEYHYIDRRPLEGDVYGLDDATTDVTRMLGDRERHDENLPLLVFVAVGGTEESLDGFELLDVYDAQRVVVDTVVEPAIAGAVDAALAPHADATAVDIADGTTRGPTASALAATVGAHVEEDVRSELRHLPAVSYWGEVSEAYAEAAADAGYDETAVSEIREAVALEAYYQSYEDKRELVTDLLFGGRETTDADVRGLASHVSEQFREKLDVAVETAQANLERRTVDGETIGVLDIDRFTHTYDFPPATLLLDELYRRSDGLTAIVGVEADELHVRSGHELDVRELVETADETVEGADLEPLSTRSHRIEFLAGQRSTVVDAVLEAIVDSI, via the coding sequence ATGGGTTCGTGTATCATCTGCGGTACGTCTGTCGAAGGGCACATCTGTGACATCCACGAGGAAGACGCGGTCTTCGAGTTCCGCGGGAGTACACCCGAGCAGTTGACGCCGGGTCGATACTACCGCGGGACAGTCGACGGCTTCGCCGAGTTCGGCGTCTTCGTCGACATCGGCGATAGCGTCACTGGACTGTTACACGAGAGTGAACTGGATAGTCGACTGGAGAGCCTCGACTGGCAACCCGGCGATACCGTCTACGTGCGCGTCACGAACGTGCGCGACAACGGCAACGTCGACCTCAGCTGGTCGATCCGCCAGGCCGACGAGGAGTTCCGCGGGGTCCTCATCGACGATCCTGACGAAGACCACGAGTTGTTGCCCGAAGAGACCGACGAACCGGTCGAAGACGAATCGACGCCCGACAGCGCTGAATCGGCCGAGACCGAATCGACGGCGTCCGAACAGACTGAAGCAACGTCAGCAGGGGCTGTCCGAACGCGCGAGGACTCCCAGACTGGCGGTGGAACCGTCGGCGCGGAAGAGACGGAGTCGGAGACAGTATCGGCGACAACGGAAGCGACTACCGATACTGCTGAGACGACGGACGACGAAGCCGACGCGACCGAAACCGAACGGACGCCCGAACCGCCGAGCGTCGACGTCGGCGACCTCGACGGCTGGATCGGTGACACCGTTCGAATCACCGGCGAAATCGTCGACGCCCGCCAGACGAGTGGCCCGACGGTGTTCGAACTCCGAGATGGTACCGGAACCGTCGACTGCGCCGCGTTCGTCGAGGCCGGCGTCCGCGCGTATCCGAGCGTCGAGGAAGGAGCCGTCGTCGAGATCGACGGCGAAGTCCGGGAACGCCGCGGCGAACTCCAGGTCGAGACTGAGGAACTCGAACTGTTCGAGGGCGAGCAACGCGAGGCAGTCCTCGACGAAATCGAGTCGACGCTCAGCGAGCGCGCCCGGCCCGACGAGATCGAACTCCTCGTCGACGACGAGGCGGTCGCCGCCGAGAGCGAGTCGATCCGGGACGTCGTCGGCGAGATCCGCCGAGCAGTCCTCGAAGACCGCCCCGTGATCGTCCGCCACAGCGCCACGACCGACGGGTACGTCGGTGGGGCGGCGATCGAACGCGCTGTCCTCCCGCTGGTTCGCGATCGTCACGACCGTCGTGACGCGGAGTACCACTACATCGACCGGCGACCGCTGGAGGGTGACGTCTACGGCCTCGACGACGCGACGACCGACGTGACCCGCATGCTCGGCGACCGCGAGCGTCACGACGAGAACCTCCCGCTACTGGTGTTCGTCGCCGTCGGCGGGACCGAGGAGTCCCTCGACGGCTTCGAGTTGCTCGACGTCTATGACGCCCAGCGTGTCGTCGTCGATACCGTCGTCGAGCCGGCCATCGCCGGGGCGGTCGACGCCGCACTCGCCCCCCATGCCGACGCGACCGCGGTCGACATCGCCGACGGGACGACCCGCGGCCCGACCGCGAGCGCACTGGCGGCGACAGTCGGCGCACACGTCGAGGAAGATGTCCGCTCGGAACTGCGCCACCTGCCGGCTGTGAGCTACTGGGGCGAGGTTTCCGAGGCCTACGCTGAGGCCGCCGCTGACGCCGGCTACGACGAGACCGCCGTCAGCGAAATCCGCGAGGCAGTCGCCCTCGAGGCCTACTACCAGTCCTACGAGGACAAGCGCGAACTCGTCACGGACCTGCTCTTTGGCGGTCGCGAGACGACCGACGCCGACGTGCGCGGGCTGGCGAGTCACGTCAGCGAGCAGTTCCGTGAGAAACTCGACGTCGCCGTCGAGACAGCGCAGGCGAATCTCGAACGCCGAACCGTCGATGGCGAGACGATCGGCGTCCTCGACATCGATCGCTTCACCCACACCTACGACTTCCCGCCGGCAACCCTGTTGCTCGACGAACTCTACCGTCGGAGTGACGGCCTGACGGCGATCGTCGGCGTCGAGGCGGACGAACTCCACGTCCGGAGCGGCCACGAACTCGACGTGCGTGAACTCGTCGAGACGGCCGACGAGACCGTCGAAGGGGCCGACCTCGAACCGCTCAGCACCCGTTCACACCGCATCGAGTTCCTGGCTGGACAGCGCTCGACCGTCGTCGACGCCGTGCTTGAGGCGATCGTCGACAGCATCTGA